From one Bordetella genomosp. 9 genomic stretch:
- a CDS encoding uracil-DNA glycosylase, whose translation MDASLTAGPDAGVDAAAARHPGSGAAATAAAGAPSTQGRPTTAAPQGRPPMRPGKPPAAPAASEPPPLQPPPTAESLAMLDMPTLRERVLECRSCGLCQGRRQAVFGMGAENARWLVVGEAPGEQEDRQGLPFVGRSGQLLDAMLAAVGMSRERDVYIANVIKCRPPGNRNPKPEEIAACRPYLMRQIALLKPQRILVMGRFAAQTLLETDAAIGSLRGRVHTLKTDAGEIPMVVSYHPAYLLRSPVEKARAWQDLRLAAGF comes from the coding sequence ATCGATGCCTCGCTCACCGCCGGTCCCGACGCTGGCGTCGATGCCGCCGCCGCCCGCCATCCCGGTTCAGGCGCCGCGGCCACGGCCGCCGCCGGCGCGCCATCCACGCAAGGCCGGCCGACCACGGCCGCGCCGCAGGGCAGGCCGCCCATGCGGCCCGGCAAGCCCCCGGCGGCGCCCGCCGCCAGCGAGCCCCCGCCGCTGCAACCGCCGCCCACCGCCGAATCGCTGGCCATGCTGGACATGCCGACCCTGCGCGAGCGGGTGCTCGAATGCCGGTCCTGCGGGCTGTGCCAGGGACGCCGGCAGGCCGTGTTCGGCATGGGCGCCGAAAATGCGCGCTGGCTGGTGGTGGGCGAAGCGCCCGGCGAGCAGGAGGACAGGCAGGGACTGCCCTTTGTCGGCCGCTCGGGGCAATTGCTGGACGCCATGCTGGCGGCCGTGGGCATGAGCCGCGAGCGCGATGTCTACATCGCCAACGTGATCAAGTGCCGGCCGCCAGGCAATCGCAACCCCAAGCCGGAAGAAATCGCCGCCTGCCGGCCGTACCTGATGCGTCAGATCGCGCTGCTGAAGCCGCAGCGCATATTGGTGATGGGCCGCTTCGCCGCGCAGACCCTGCTGGAAACGGACGCCGCCATCGGCAGCCTGCGCGGCCGCGTCCACACGCTGAAGACCGACGCCGGCGAGATCCCCATGGTGGTGAGCTACCACCCGGCGTACCTGTTGCGCAGCCCCGTGGAAAAGGCCCGCGCCTGGCAGGACCTGCGGCTGGCGGCCGGCTTCTGA
- a CDS encoding peroxiredoxin: MKTVGDKLEPFKVTGVKPGFNHHEENGVSAFEDITESSFPGKWKVIYFYPKDFTFVCPTEIVGFNSLAKEFEDRDAILLGGSSDNEFVKLAWRREHPDLNKLGHYQFGDTTGALIDQLGVREKGAGVALRATFIVDPDNVIQHVSVNNLNVGRNPEEVLRLLDGLQTDELCPCNRKVGGDTL; encoded by the coding sequence ATGAAAACTGTTGGCGACAAACTCGAGCCTTTCAAGGTTACCGGCGTCAAGCCCGGCTTCAACCACCATGAAGAAAACGGCGTATCCGCCTTCGAGGACATCACCGAGAGCTCCTTCCCCGGCAAGTGGAAGGTGATCTATTTCTACCCGAAGGACTTCACGTTCGTCTGCCCGACCGAAATCGTCGGCTTCAACTCGCTGGCCAAGGAATTCGAAGACCGCGACGCCATCCTGCTGGGCGGCTCGAGCGACAACGAATTCGTCAAGCTGGCCTGGCGCCGTGAGCACCCGGACCTGAACAAGCTGGGTCACTATCAGTTCGGCGACACCACCGGCGCCCTGATCGACCAGCTGGGCGTCCGCGAAAAGGGCGCTGGCGTTGCACTGCGCGCGACCTTCATCGTCGATCCGGACAACGTCATCCAGCACGTGTCGGTGAACAACCTGAACGTCGGCCGCAACCCGGAAGAAGTCCTGCGTCTGCTGGACGGCCTGCAAACGGATGAACTGTGCCCCTGCAACCGTAAGGTCGGCGGCGACACGCTGTAA
- the lplT gene encoding lysophospholipid transporter LplT → MKRGFFLVMAAQALSSLADNALFIAAIALIQELHGPDWMAPIMKWSFALAYVLLAAFVGAIADSYPKGRVMFATNALKVGGCLLMFSYASLGFAPVHQTYLVCLAYAMVGVGAAAYSPAKYGIVTEMLPPHLLVKGNSWIEGLTVISIILGTVLGGALISPDISQAILQHPLSRRLVHTPAEAAILVIAGVYLLAAACNLVIPNTHVRYPPQQKNPIRLISTFGGYVRVLWRDKLGQISLAVTTLFWGAGATLQLIVIEWGRSQLGYRLDQASILMGVAAVGTVIGSILAGRIPLRKALSVLPVGAGMGLVVLLMPLVQATWSVYILLLVVGGLAGFFVVPMNALLQHRGHVLLSAGHSIAVQNFNEQLNILLMVAIYTVLLWLNLPIGIIIVIFGSIVAILMLIFMRWSRRNMQERPELISQIGQEGHGKALSGEAH, encoded by the coding sequence TTGAAACGCGGTTTCTTTCTGGTCATGGCGGCGCAGGCGCTCTCCTCGCTTGCGGACAATGCGCTCTTCATCGCGGCGATTGCCCTCATCCAGGAACTGCACGGTCCGGACTGGATGGCGCCGATCATGAAATGGTCGTTCGCGCTGGCCTATGTGCTGCTGGCCGCCTTCGTCGGCGCCATCGCCGACTCCTATCCCAAGGGCCGCGTCATGTTCGCCACCAATGCCTTGAAGGTCGGTGGCTGCCTGCTGATGTTTTCCTATGCCAGCCTGGGCTTCGCCCCGGTCCACCAGACCTACCTGGTCTGCCTGGCCTACGCGATGGTGGGCGTCGGCGCGGCCGCGTACTCGCCGGCCAAATACGGCATCGTGACCGAAATGCTGCCGCCCCACCTGCTGGTCAAGGGCAACAGCTGGATCGAAGGGTTGACGGTGATCTCCATCATCCTGGGCACCGTCCTCGGCGGGGCGCTGATTTCGCCGGATATTTCCCAGGCCATCCTGCAGCACCCCCTGAGCCGCAGGCTGGTGCATACGCCGGCCGAAGCCGCCATCCTGGTGATCGCCGGCGTCTACCTGCTGGCCGCGGCCTGCAATCTGGTCATCCCGAACACCCACGTGCGGTATCCGCCGCAACAGAAGAATCCCATCCGCCTGATCTCCACCTTCGGCGGCTATGTGCGCGTGCTCTGGCGCGACAAGCTGGGGCAGATCTCGCTGGCCGTCACCACCCTGTTCTGGGGCGCCGGCGCGACGCTGCAGCTGATCGTCATCGAATGGGGGCGCAGCCAGCTGGGCTACCGGCTCGACCAGGCCTCCATCCTGATGGGCGTCGCGGCGGTGGGCACCGTCATCGGCTCCATCCTGGCCGGCCGCATCCCGCTGCGCAAGGCGCTCAGCGTGCTGCCGGTGGGCGCCGGCATGGGCCTGGTGGTGCTGCTGATGCCGCTGGTGCAGGCCACCTGGAGCGTCTACATCCTGCTGCTGGTCGTCGGCGGGCTGGCCGGCTTTTTCGTGGTGCCCATGAACGCCCTGCTGCAGCACCGCGGCCACGTCCTGCTGTCCGCCGGCCACTCGATCGCCGTGCAGAACTTCAACGAGCAGCTCAATATCCTGCTGATGGTGGCCATCTACACGGTGCTGCTGTGGCTGAACCTGCCCATCGGCATCATCATCGTGATCTTCGGGTCCATCGTCGCGATCCTGATGCTCATATTCATGCGCTGGAGCCGCCGCAACATGCAGGAACGCCCCGAGCTGATCAGCCAGATCGGCCAGGAAGGGCACGGCAAGGCGCTGAGCGGCGAGGCGCACTGA
- the risA gene encoding response regulator transcription factor RisA gives MNTQNTTPTRKVLVVDDDPRLRDLLRRYLSEQGFNVFVAEDAKEMGKLWQREHFDLLVLDLMLPGEDGLSICRRLRGGHDNTPIIMLTAKAEEIDRIVGLEMGADDYLSKPFNPRELLARINAILRRRGTEEHPGAPSQENESIAFGPYILNLSTRTLTRNNEQVPITTGEFSVLKVFARHPKIPLSRDKLMELARGREYEAFDRSLDVQISRLRKLIEPNPSKPVFIQTVWGLGYVFVPDGGS, from the coding sequence ATGAATACGCAAAACACCACTCCGACGCGCAAAGTCCTGGTTGTCGACGACGATCCCCGCCTGCGCGACCTGCTGCGGCGTTATCTCTCGGAACAGGGCTTCAATGTCTTCGTTGCCGAAGACGCCAAGGAAATGGGCAAACTCTGGCAGCGGGAGCACTTCGACCTCCTGGTGCTCGACCTGATGCTGCCCGGCGAAGACGGCCTTTCCATCTGCCGTCGCCTGCGGGGTGGGCACGACAACACGCCTATTATCATGCTGACCGCCAAGGCCGAGGAAATCGACCGTATCGTCGGCCTGGAAATGGGCGCGGACGACTACCTGTCCAAGCCGTTCAACCCTCGCGAACTCCTGGCGCGCATCAACGCCATCCTGCGCCGCCGCGGCACCGAAGAGCACCCCGGCGCGCCCAGCCAGGAAAACGAATCTATCGCCTTCGGGCCTTATATCCTGAACCTGTCCACGCGCACGTTGACGCGCAACAACGAACAGGTGCCGATCACGACGGGCGAGTTCTCGGTACTCAAGGTGTTCGCCCGCCATCCCAAGATTCCCCTGTCGCGCGACAAGCTGATGGAACTGGCGCGCGGCCGCGAATATGAAGCGTTCGATCGCAGCCTGGACGTACAGATTTCCCGCCTGCGCAAACTGATCGAACCGAATCCCTCCAAACCGGTATTCATCCAGACAGTCTGGGGACTGGGTTACGTTTTCGTGCCGGACGGTGGCAGCTGA
- the tsaB gene encoding tRNA (adenosine(37)-N6)-threonylcarbamoyltransferase complex dimerization subunit type 1 TsaB, which produces MNPTLLALETSSSRCSVALLRDLPGGPAIATLEHEGAQEHAERLLPMARDLLRDAGLEAGDIQAVAFGQGPGGFTGLRVACGVAQGIAMAHDLPVVPIVSHLAVAAQVPARPDQAIVVALDARMEEVYLAVYRRAQGAADDTAWEVLAAPLLIAAAEVVPWVEAQLVDWRARTGLALSPVLAGDAWDAYPLLMAPHADWTRYDAMRPHARDVARLALLAWRKGDTVPPEQAMPLYVRDRVAFTTAERLAGQGGNPKAAQALASQQAPHQVTHGVTHNAPPPADAVPIEMSPVTEQDLDDMDRIEASVQAFPWTRRNFADALAAGYDSCVLRRAGRMLGFCILMHAPDVSHLLVVAIDKTMHRQGLGSRLINWCVARARQRGIGGVLLEVRPSNTGAVAFYEHHGFLRVGLRRGYYPAGRGRREDALVMQKPVTLDEASHG; this is translated from the coding sequence ATGAATCCCACCCTTTTGGCGCTTGAAACTTCTTCGTCCCGGTGCAGCGTCGCGCTGCTGCGGGATCTCCCGGGCGGCCCGGCCATCGCCACCCTGGAGCACGAAGGCGCGCAGGAACATGCCGAGCGCCTGCTGCCGATGGCGCGCGACCTGTTGCGGGATGCCGGCCTGGAAGCGGGCGACATCCAGGCGGTCGCGTTCGGCCAGGGGCCGGGGGGCTTTACCGGCCTGCGCGTGGCCTGCGGGGTCGCGCAGGGCATCGCCATGGCGCACGACCTGCCGGTGGTGCCCATCGTGTCGCATCTGGCCGTGGCCGCGCAGGTGCCCGCCAGGCCCGACCAGGCCATCGTGGTGGCCCTGGATGCCCGCATGGAAGAGGTCTATCTGGCCGTGTACCGGCGTGCGCAGGGCGCCGCCGACGACACGGCCTGGGAAGTGCTGGCGGCGCCGCTGCTGATCGCCGCCGCCGAAGTCGTGCCCTGGGTGGAAGCCCAACTGGTCGATTGGCGGGCTCGTACCGGGCTGGCGCTGTCGCCCGTGCTGGCCGGGGATGCCTGGGACGCCTATCCGCTGCTGATGGCGCCGCATGCCGACTGGACGCGCTACGACGCCATGCGGCCGCATGCCCGCGACGTCGCGCGGCTGGCGCTGCTGGCCTGGCGCAAGGGCGACACGGTGCCGCCCGAGCAGGCCATGCCGCTCTACGTGCGCGACCGCGTGGCCTTCACCACCGCCGAGCGGCTGGCGGGGCAGGGCGGCAACCCCAAGGCGGCGCAGGCGCTGGCGTCGCAGCAGGCGCCGCACCAGGTGACGCACGGGGTGACGCACAACGCGCCGCCGCCGGCCGATGCCGTGCCGATCGAGATGTCGCCCGTGACGGAACAGGACCTGGACGATATGGATCGCATCGAGGCCTCCGTGCAGGCGTTTCCGTGGACGCGCCGCAATTTCGCCGACGCGCTGGCGGCCGGCTACGATTCCTGCGTGTTGCGGCGGGCCGGCAGGATGCTGGGCTTCTGCATCCTGATGCATGCCCCGGACGTTTCGCATCTGCTGGTGGTGGCCATCGACAAGACCATGCATCGGCAGGGGCTGGGTTCCCGGCTCATCAATTGGTGCGTGGCGCGCGCGCGCCAGCGCGGCATAGGCGGGGTGTTGCTGGAAGTCCGGCCGTCCAATACGGGGGCGGTGGCGTTTTACGAACACCACGGTTTCCTGCGCGTGGGCTTGCGGCGCGGCTATTACCCGGCCGGCCGCGGCCGGCGCGAAGACGCGCTGGTGATGCAGAAGCCCGTCACCCTGGACGAGGCCAGCCATGGTTGA
- a CDS encoding carboxymuconolactone decarboxylase family protein, with the protein MEFIQTIKDAVPDWAKDIRLNLDGVIARSTLPAADAVGAALAAAFASRSPFLIEAFKQGLSETDANAALTAAALMGMNNVWYPYVEMADDAQLKSLPAQLRMNAYSTSGGVDKKRFELFALSASIVGKCHFCVQSHYALLKKEGYSVEQLRDVGRIASVVNAAALVLTAQGK; encoded by the coding sequence ATGGAATTTATCCAAACCATTAAGGACGCAGTGCCGGATTGGGCGAAGGATATCCGGCTGAACCTGGACGGCGTGATTGCCCGGTCCACCCTACCGGCGGCCGACGCCGTCGGTGCGGCCCTGGCGGCGGCATTCGCGTCGCGCAGTCCCTTTTTGATCGAAGCGTTCAAGCAAGGCCTGTCGGAAACCGACGCCAACGCCGCCTTGACCGCCGCCGCGCTGATGGGCATGAACAACGTCTGGTATCCCTATGTCGAGATGGCGGACGATGCCCAGTTGAAGAGCCTGCCGGCCCAGTTGCGCATGAACGCCTACTCCACCAGCGGTGGCGTGGACAAGAAGCGCTTCGAGCTGTTCGCCCTGTCGGCTTCCATCGTGGGGAAGTGCCACTTCTGCGTGCAGTCGCACTACGCGCTGCTGAAGAAGGAAGGCTATTCGGTGGAACAGCTGCGTGACGTCGGGCGCATCGCGTCGGTGGTCAATGCCGCCGCGCTGGTACTGACGGCGCAGGGCAAGTAA
- the ispD gene encoding 2-C-methyl-D-erythritol 4-phosphate cytidylyltransferase: MSASLIALVPAAGVGARALTADHGGVPKQYQPLAGQPMLRHTVLALLADPRIREVRVAVTAGDAWVERALAGLPRTVWRPCGGPTRALTVARALADSGAADDDWVLVHDAARPGLPPDVLARLIDACLDDPVGGLLALPVRDTVKAGAERVTRTVDRQALWLAQTPQMFRAGLLRGALRDAEDRGIDVTDEASAVEAAGHAPLLVPGVMRNFKVTWPEDFALMEKWL, encoded by the coding sequence ATGTCTGCTTCCCTAATCGCGCTCGTTCCCGCCGCCGGCGTCGGCGCTCGCGCCCTGACCGCGGATCATGGCGGCGTGCCCAAGCAATACCAGCCGCTGGCCGGACAGCCCATGCTGCGCCATACGGTGCTCGCGCTGCTGGCCGATCCGCGCATCCGCGAAGTGCGCGTGGCCGTGACCGCCGGCGACGCCTGGGTGGAAAGGGCGCTGGCGGGCCTGCCGCGCACGGTCTGGCGCCCGTGCGGCGGCCCGACGCGGGCGCTTACCGTGGCGCGGGCGCTGGCCGACAGCGGCGCGGCGGACGACGACTGGGTGCTGGTGCACGACGCCGCGCGTCCCGGCCTTCCCCCGGATGTGCTGGCGCGCCTGATCGATGCCTGCCTGGATGACCCCGTGGGCGGCCTGCTGGCGCTGCCCGTGCGCGATACCGTCAAGGCGGGCGCGGAGCGGGTGACGCGCACCGTGGACCGCCAGGCATTGTGGCTGGCGCAGACGCCGCAGATGTTCCGCGCCGGCCTGCTGCGCGGGGCGCTGCGGGATGCCGAGGATCGCGGGATCGACGTCACCGACGAAGCCTCGGCCGTCGAAGCCGCCGGTCACGCGCCCTTGCTGGTGCCCGGCGTCATGCGCAATTTCAAGGTCACCTGGCCGGAAGACTTTGCATTGATGGAGAAATGGCTGTGA
- the ispF gene encoding 2-C-methyl-D-erythritol 2,4-cyclodiphosphate synthase, which translates to MNVPFRVGQGFDVHALVTGRPLIIGGVTIPHTHGLQGHSDADVLLHAITDAVLGGAALGDIGRHFPDTDPAYRGADSRVLLRAAMAKVRAAGWVVVNIDATVHAQAPKIGPHAAAMVGNVAADLGVDAGVINIKAKTNEGLGYLGRKEGIAATVVALLARADGA; encoded by the coding sequence GTGAACGTACCCTTCCGTGTCGGTCAGGGCTTCGACGTGCATGCGCTGGTCACCGGCCGGCCGTTGATCATCGGCGGCGTCACCATTCCGCACACGCATGGCCTGCAGGGCCATTCCGACGCGGACGTCCTGCTGCACGCGATCACCGACGCGGTGCTGGGCGGCGCGGCGCTGGGCGATATCGGCCGGCACTTTCCCGACACCGATCCGGCCTATCGCGGCGCCGACAGCCGCGTGCTGCTGCGCGCGGCCATGGCCAAGGTGCGTGCCGCCGGCTGGGTGGTGGTCAATATCGATGCCACGGTGCATGCGCAGGCGCCCAAGATCGGGCCGCATGCCGCCGCCATGGTCGGCAACGTTGCCGCCGACCTGGGCGTGGACGCCGGCGTGATCAACATCAAGGCCAAGACCAATGAAGGCCTGGGCTACCTGGGCCGCAAGGAAGGAATCGCGGCGACCGTCGTTGCCTTGCTGGCGCGCGCGGACGGCGCGTAG
- the risS gene encoding sensor histidine kinase RisS, protein MLRFRSALKAMTSRIRLGLFGRTFLLLATLMLVSLGAWLQVFFSMELGPRANQMAQRVITAVNITRTALVYSQADERSKLLLDLATNEGIQVYPRELTDFAEPLPNDDYWQRVADHIRSRFGPETQIAWGVNQVPGFWVSFQIDHDLYWLVFEREQIGLTGGIEWLGWGATALLLSLVGAAVSVGFVNRPLSRLARAAQVLSRGETPAPLPENGPLEIRDLNASFNRMAKDIRQTEADRELMLAGISHDLRTPLARMRLEIEMSGVSEDARQAIDDDLAQIDHSIGQLMEYARPAGTLPQMATDVSSVLGELLDRERSHTASTGGEIEAFITPGLRARITALDLKRIVSNLLENARRYGRSGDGQAHLYMGVQSEGNIIAIEVSDRGPGIAADDVDRLLRPFSRGEAARTGVSGAGLGLAIVERLLKHVGGTLKMLPRAGGGLTARIELPKARIRNFQLDSET, encoded by the coding sequence ATGCTCCGCTTTCGCAGCGCCCTGAAAGCCATGACGTCGCGAATACGTCTGGGCCTGTTCGGCCGTACGTTTCTGCTGCTGGCCACGCTCATGCTGGTCAGCCTCGGCGCCTGGCTGCAGGTCTTCTTCAGCATGGAACTGGGCCCGCGCGCCAACCAAATGGCGCAGCGGGTGATCACTGCCGTCAACATCACGCGCACCGCCCTGGTCTATTCGCAGGCGGACGAACGCAGCAAGCTGCTGCTGGACCTGGCCACCAACGAAGGCATCCAGGTCTACCCGCGCGAACTCACCGACTTTGCCGAACCCCTGCCGAACGACGACTATTGGCAGCGGGTGGCCGACCATATACGCAGCCGCTTCGGACCGGAAACGCAGATCGCCTGGGGCGTCAATCAGGTGCCCGGGTTCTGGGTGAGCTTCCAGATCGACCACGATCTGTACTGGCTGGTCTTCGAGCGTGAACAGATAGGCCTTACAGGCGGAATCGAATGGCTGGGCTGGGGCGCGACCGCCCTGCTGCTTTCGCTGGTCGGCGCGGCGGTCAGCGTCGGCTTCGTCAACCGACCCCTGTCCAGGCTGGCGCGCGCCGCGCAGGTGCTGTCGCGCGGCGAAACGCCGGCGCCCCTGCCCGAAAACGGCCCCCTGGAAATCCGCGACCTGAACGCGTCCTTCAACAGGATGGCCAAGGACATCCGGCAGACGGAGGCCGATCGCGAACTGATGCTGGCGGGCATCTCGCACGACTTGCGAACACCGCTGGCGCGCATGCGCCTGGAGATCGAAATGAGCGGCGTGTCGGAAGACGCGCGGCAGGCAATCGACGACGATCTCGCCCAGATAGACCATAGTATCGGGCAGTTGATGGAATATGCGCGTCCGGCCGGCACGTTGCCGCAGATGGCCACGGACGTCTCCAGCGTCCTGGGCGAGCTGCTGGACCGGGAGCGCAGCCACACCGCCTCCACCGGCGGCGAAATCGAGGCCTTCATCACGCCGGGCCTGCGGGCCAGGATCACCGCGCTGGATCTCAAGCGCATCGTCAGCAATCTTCTGGAAAACGCCCGCCGCTATGGCCGCTCGGGCGACGGGCAGGCTCACCTTTACATGGGCGTGCAATCAGAGGGCAATATCATCGCCATCGAAGTCTCCGACCGCGGGCCCGGCATCGCGGCCGACGACGTGGATCGGCTGCTGCGGCCCTTCTCCCGGGGCGAAGCGGCCCGGACCGGCGTGAGTGGCGCGGGACTGGGGCTGGCCATCGTCGAACGCCTGCTGAAACACGTGGGCGGTACGCTGAAAATGCTGCCCCGCGCGGGTGGCGGGCTGACGGCGAGGATAGAATTGCCCAAAGCGCGCATTAGGAATTTTCAATTAGACAGCGAAACCTAA